The Maylandia zebra isolate NMK-2024a linkage group LG4, Mzebra_GT3a, whole genome shotgun sequence genome includes a window with the following:
- the LOC101473729 gene encoding G-protein coupled receptor family C group 5 member C isoform X2 translates to MDPTSAPKGCGGDVSSIYYNLCDLTAVWGIVVEAVAAVGVLTAFILFVILMASLPFVTDKKRKGMVGLQASILVFTLGLFGLSFAFIVEQYSTTCAARRYLFGVLFSGCLACLVMHGLWLALLQRGGQGPRSWMLWLGALALWLVEVIINTEWLVITVARSPLRGLGVPDLACSFVSRDFVMALIYVMVLIAAVVLTSVPSLTHKQKHWRRDGAFILVTGVLTLALWIAWIVMYIYGNRAVDNSSWDDPTMAIAVVSNAWVFLLFYAIPEICLLTQEDPNKEQPDGEEVYPARSLVYDNILKEPQPTPQHVYVENKAFSMDEPESTNPTSPYGVYNGQARSCLYQPTEIALIAKGLTRKDQDSMILRTTPGPLNMGSCSS, encoded by the exons ATGGACCCAACTAGTGCTCCAAAAGGATGTGGTGGTGATGTGAGCTCCATATATTATAATCTGTGTGACCTGACAGCAGTATGGGGCATCGTAGTGGaagctgttgctgctgttggtgTGCTGACTGCCTTTATCTTGTTCGTCATTCTCATGGCTAGCTTACCGTTTGTGACAGACAAGAAGAGAAAGGGTATGGTGGGCCTGCAGGCCAGCATTTTAGTTTTCACACTGGGTCTGTTTGGACTTAGTTTTGCCTTTATTGTGGAGCAGTATTCTACTACCTGTGCTGCACGGAGGTACCTGTTTGGAGTACTGTTCTCAGGCTGTCTGGCCTGCCTGGTGATGCATGGGCTGTGGCTTGCCCTGCTGCAAAGGGGAGGCCAGGGGCCCAGGAGCTGGATGTTATGGCTGGGAGCCCTGGCTCTCTGGCTTGTCGAGGTGATCATCAACACCGAGTGGCTTGTCATTACTGTGGCCAGGAGCCCACTCAGAGGTCTCGGTGTTCCTGACCTGGCCTGCAGCTTTGTCAGCCGGGACTTTGTGATGGCTCTTATATATGTAATGGTTCTGATAGCAGCTGTGGTGCTAACGTCTGTGCCCTCACTAACACACAAGCAAAAGCACTGGCGCCGAGATGGAGCCTTTATCCTGGTCACAGGAGTCCTCACTTTGGCACTTTGGATAGCTTGGATTGTCATGTACATCTATGGGAACCGAGCAGTTGATAATTCCAGCTGGGACGATCCGACTATGGCTATAGCCGTGGTGTCAAATGCCTGGGTGTTCCTCTTGTTCTATGCAATTCCAGAAATCTGTTTATTGACCCAGGAGGACCCAAACAAGGAACAACCCGATGGGGAAGAAGTCTATCCTGCTAGAAGCCTGGTTTACGACAACATTCTGAAGGAGCCACAGCCCACCCCGCAGCATGTCTACGTAGAAAATAAAGCCTTTTCTATGGATGAACCAG AATCCACAAATCCAACGTCTCCATATGGGGTTTACAATGGTCAGGCACGAAGTTGTTTATACCAGCCCACTGAAATAGCCTTGATTGCCAAAGGTCTGACAAGG AAGGACCAAGACTCAATGATACTTCGAACCACACCTGGCCCTTTGAATATGGGGAGCTGCAGCTCCTAG
- the LOC101473729 gene encoding G-protein coupled receptor family C group 5 member C isoform X1, with translation MDPTSAPKGCGGDVSSIYYNLCDLTAVWGIVVEAVAAVGVLTAFILFVILMASLPFVTDKKRKGMVGLQASILVFTLGLFGLSFAFIVEQYSTTCAARRYLFGVLFSGCLACLVMHGLWLALLQRGGQGPRSWMLWLGALALWLVEVIINTEWLVITVARSPLRGLGVPDLACSFVSRDFVMALIYVMVLIAAVVLTSVPSLTHKQKHWRRDGAFILVTGVLTLALWIAWIVMYIYGNRAVDNSSWDDPTMAIAVVSNAWVFLLFYAIPEICLLTQEDPNKEQPDGEEVYPARSLVYDNILKEPQPTPQHVYVENKAFSMDEPESTNPTSPYGVYNGQARSCLYQPTEIALIAKGLTRVSAIFNHETSRLYDITCENNPYVYFHRRTKTQ, from the exons ATGGACCCAACTAGTGCTCCAAAAGGATGTGGTGGTGATGTGAGCTCCATATATTATAATCTGTGTGACCTGACAGCAGTATGGGGCATCGTAGTGGaagctgttgctgctgttggtgTGCTGACTGCCTTTATCTTGTTCGTCATTCTCATGGCTAGCTTACCGTTTGTGACAGACAAGAAGAGAAAGGGTATGGTGGGCCTGCAGGCCAGCATTTTAGTTTTCACACTGGGTCTGTTTGGACTTAGTTTTGCCTTTATTGTGGAGCAGTATTCTACTACCTGTGCTGCACGGAGGTACCTGTTTGGAGTACTGTTCTCAGGCTGTCTGGCCTGCCTGGTGATGCATGGGCTGTGGCTTGCCCTGCTGCAAAGGGGAGGCCAGGGGCCCAGGAGCTGGATGTTATGGCTGGGAGCCCTGGCTCTCTGGCTTGTCGAGGTGATCATCAACACCGAGTGGCTTGTCATTACTGTGGCCAGGAGCCCACTCAGAGGTCTCGGTGTTCCTGACCTGGCCTGCAGCTTTGTCAGCCGGGACTTTGTGATGGCTCTTATATATGTAATGGTTCTGATAGCAGCTGTGGTGCTAACGTCTGTGCCCTCACTAACACACAAGCAAAAGCACTGGCGCCGAGATGGAGCCTTTATCCTGGTCACAGGAGTCCTCACTTTGGCACTTTGGATAGCTTGGATTGTCATGTACATCTATGGGAACCGAGCAGTTGATAATTCCAGCTGGGACGATCCGACTATGGCTATAGCCGTGGTGTCAAATGCCTGGGTGTTCCTCTTGTTCTATGCAATTCCAGAAATCTGTTTATTGACCCAGGAGGACCCAAACAAGGAACAACCCGATGGGGAAGAAGTCTATCCTGCTAGAAGCCTGGTTTACGACAACATTCTGAAGGAGCCACAGCCCACCCCGCAGCATGTCTACGTAGAAAATAAAGCCTTTTCTATGGATGAACCAG AATCCACAAATCCAACGTCTCCATATGGGGTTTACAATGGTCAGGCACGAAGTTGTTTATACCAGCCCACTGAAATAGCCTTGATTGCCAAAGGTCTGACAAGGGTGAGTGCTATTTTTAATCACGAAACATCCCGTCTTTATGACATCACATGTGAAAATAATCCATATGTGTATTTTCACAGAAGGACCAAGACTCAATGA